Proteins found in one Panicum hallii strain FIL2 chromosome 4, PHallii_v3.1, whole genome shotgun sequence genomic segment:
- the LOC112890793 gene encoding uncharacterized protein LOC112890793 produces the protein MVVHHISCTHQLAVCLGSIFMHQNFGPQIRKLRLQKNSVSGLVLVAKSCGNDVSRLTFWLSNTSVLRELIAQTFGTSRQSGPIMKSFSTNGNAKKPDGNLAPMRWKSSSNGKHARPNIMQLPDDWRETGTLLSALEKIESWIFSRIVESVWWQAMTPHMQTPVEGLSTPKIGRLLGPSLGDQQHGNFSIDLWKTAFRDAFSRICPLRASGHECGCLPVLAKLVMEHCVARLDGAMFNAILRESANEIPSDPISDPIVDSRVLPIPAGDLSFGSGAQLKNSVGNWSRWLTDTFGMDGTGAEKDGQDAEHNGDDRRDTAETNCFKLLSKLSDLL, from the exons ATGGTTGTTCATCACATAAGTTGCACACACCAGCTCGCCGTCTGTCTAGGTTCTATATTCATGCATCAAAATTTTGGTCCTCAGATAAGAAAGCTTCGGTTGCAAAAAAATTCTGTTTCTGGGCTTGTGCTTGTTGCAAAGTCTTGTGGCAATGATGTTTCAAG GTTGACATTCTGGCTATCTAACACATCTGTGCTAAGAGAACTCATTGCACAGACCTTTGGTACTTCACGACAATCAGGTCCAATTATGAAGTCTTTTAGCACAAATGGTAATGCAAAGAAGCCTGACGGGAATTTGGCTCCTATGCGATGGAAAAGTAGCTCCAATGGCAAGCATGCTAGACCCAATATTATGCAGCTGCCAGATGATTGGCGGGAAACTGGCACACTCTTGTCAGCATTGGAGAAGATTGAATCTTGGATCTTTTCTCGGATTGTTGAGTCTGTGTGGTGGCAG GCAATGACACCCCACATGCAAACCCCAGTGGAAGGGTTGTCAACTCCGAAGATCGGCAGGTTGTTAGGGCCTTCTTTGGGTGATCAGCAGCATGGAAatttttctattgatctctggAAAACTGCATTTCGTGATGCCTTCAGCAGAATCTGTCCTCTTCGTGCTAGTGGACATGAGTGCGGATGTTTACCAGTACTGGCAAAATTG GTGATGGAGCATTGCGTAGCCCGTTTAGATGGTGCTATGTTCAACGCCATCCTTCGTGAATCAGCGAACGAAATACCGTCTGATCCTATATCTGACCCAATCGTGGACTCAAGAGTTCTGCCTATTCCAGCTGGGGACTTAAGCTTTGGATCAGGCGCTCAGCTGAAGAACTCT GTTGGGAATTGGTCCAGATGGTTGACAGACACATTTGGCATGGATGGAACTGGAGCTGAAAAGGATGGTCAAGATGCGGAACATAATGGTGATGACCGAAGAGATACAGCTGAAACAAATTGCTTTAAGCTACTCAGTAAGTTGAGTGATCTACTATAG